From Melanotaenia boesemani isolate fMelBoe1 chromosome 12, fMelBoe1.pri, whole genome shotgun sequence, a single genomic window includes:
- the LOC121650209 gene encoding immunoglobulin superfamily member 3-like isoform X1 produces the protein MRCSQHTLWRASLLLWALLLRCAEAAVDTEIQAGPLYRVVGTPLSISCHVSGFSNKNAKQDFEFKMEKPGHSNSINIISSNSPHFSYTSHKDRVDSNDIYLTYVNQTSVLFEIRSLRKDDEGEYTCQVVNSEYVYNGIYSAQTTLKVISDSLSVSSSEATTSLSYNEGEDLTLACQASTNTFQHTHLSLAWYLHKDGEDNPQPIISLDKDFTLSPGQGFEQRYNEGLISLDKLGGDTYRLKMAQLEPSDQGKIFCRAQEWIQDPDRSWYLMLQKDAEKITLTVKAKEVVPDMSSLVVKISTPQTTLQEGQELSLSCSIDTQNQEGRFFSLAWLRGSNELARIGPTGILSVRLEYRGREKEGELRATRTGTRDYRLMLKPVKTKDQGEYVCRAWPQDRSLDGTFSQGAAQDSSSQMIIISPEESGLSVEMQDTDRTVTEGGRLRLACKAAGVKGQLSVTWQHKSASSPTALITRVISLHQDGVTEKADEYTSRKVIATRPAADNFILELDEVTPSDSGVYQCTVTERKSNNWTHSQSQSATVTVNPIGSLVEVSLKSRNTQVTIGDTVKLMCQVKGPRVPITLTWSLERNGSTEDIVTLNSDGAINWSEGQQQYQIRVENQNNMVVYYMQIISVSQKEEGVYGCKASAFLLNAHKELHPSNLLSVRVQKPESKLTLLSSPSMTQNINTDIQIRCSVASNTSVSSLFDVAWLLQQGPGSKIIISSDRKALVTFGPEVELSSSQRISMRRTDGPSFELTIRQARISDKGTYVCQVVEWLQDPHGEWYSLPKKSVTTKLVVTEPANDLLLDKNKQQLTCQEGEEVELQCNIISDASGASFFYKVTWLYAPDSSSNNHTLVELEHTGLLKYPENQVIRSLQGRLHLSRPTQNNFQLSIQGAHEEDGGIYWCQVEQYQLDNKGVWQQKASESTDFTTLAVNLAEPNLFLEKKEVPLNVSKTDHFSISCIITRQSSNESKFQVTWFWHKDTQTKQQPIFTAYTNSTLQTKLKDGVLSFGHPLPGQYILTVLKPEDSGMYFCEVEEWLPSLTHGWRKVAMDKSGNLAVTVFSKEEYGAISSGTWISIIVVIVIVLLLVILLLLVKICKSKDLGGKKSGPSLWTEQVPLKG, from the exons ATGAGGTGTTCCCAGCACACCCTGTGGAGGGccagtttgctgctctgggCTCTGCTCCTGCGATGTG CAGAAGCCGCCGTGGACACTGAAATACAAGCTGGGCCTCTCTATCGTGTAGTAGGCACTCCGCTCTCTATTTCCTGCCATGTGAGTGGCTTTTCCAACAAAAATGCTAAACAAGACTTTGAATTCAAAATGGAAAAGCCTGGACATTCAAACTCTATCAACATCATCAGTTCCAACAGCCCGCATTTCAGCTATACCAGTCATAAAGACCGTGTGGACAGCAATGATATTTATCTGACATATGTAAATCAGACTTCAGTCCTCTTTGAGATAAGAAGTCTGCGCAAAGATGATGAAGGGGAGTATACCTGTCAAGTAGTTAATTCAGAATATGTTTATAATGGAATCTACAGTGCTCAGACAACTCTTAAAG TGATTAGCGACTCCCTAAGTGTTTCATCATCTGAAGCCACCACCTCACTGAGCTATAATGAAGGCGAAGATCTCACTTTGGCTTGCCAAGCCTCCACCAACACCTTCCAGCACACACATCTGTCTTTGGCCTGGTATCTCCATAAAGATGGGGAGGACAACCCTCAACCCATCATTTCTCTGGACAAGGATTTCACACTGAGCCCAGGACAGGGGTTTGAGCAGCGTTACAACGAAGGACTCATTAGCTTAGATAAATTAGGAGGGGACACATACAGGTTGAAGATGGCTCAGCTTGAGCCGTCAGACCAGGGTAAGATCTTCTGCCGTGCTCAGGAGTGGATCCAAGACCCTGATCGTTCCTGGTACTTGATGCTTCAGAAGGATGCAGAGAAGATTACCCTAACAGTCAAAGCTAAAG AAGTGGTGCCAGACATGTCATCACTGGTGGTGAAAATTTCCACACCACAGACTACCCTGCAAGAAGGCCAAGAGTTGTCACTGTCCTGCAGCATAGACACACAGAACCAGGAAGGGAGGTTCTTCTCTTTAGCGTGGCTTCGGGGAAGCAATGAGCTGGCCCGCATTGGTCCTACCGGCATTCTGTCAGTACGGCTGGAGTacagaggcagagagaaagaagggGAGCTCAGAGCCACACGGACTGGGACCAGAGATTATCGACTCATGTTAAAGCCTGTCAAAACCAAGGACCAGGGAGAGTATGTCTGTAGAGCGTGGCCTCAGGACAGAAGCCTTGATGGGACCTTTTCACAGGGGGCAGCCCAGGACTCCAGCTCCCAGATGATCATCATCTCACCCGAAG AAAGTGGGCTCTCAGTCGAAATGCAAGACACAGACAGAACTGTAACCGAAGGGGGCAGGTTGAGGCTTGCCTGTAAAGCAGCTGGTGTTAAAGGTCAGCTCTCTGTCACCTGGCAACACAAATCTGCATCCTCACCAACAGCTCTCATCACCAGAGTTATCAGTCTACATCAGGATGGTGTTACGGAGAAAGCGGATGAATACACGAGTCGTAAAGTAATAGCGACACGTCCAGCGGCTGACAACTTCATCTTGGAGCTTGATGAGGTCACACCCTCTGATTCAGGTGTCTACCAGTGCACTGTGACTGAGAGGAAATCCaacaactggactcacagccaGTCACAAAGTGCCACTGTGACTGTGAATCCTATTG GTTCACTGGTGGAAGTGTCTCTGAAAAGTCGCAACACCCAAGTGACCATAGGAGATACTGTTAAGTTGATGTGCCAGGTCAAAGGACCACGTGTGCCAATTACTCTGACGTGGAGTCTGGAACGCAATGGCTCAACCGAGGATATTGTGACGCTGAACTCAGATGGCGCTATCAACTGGTCTGAGGGCCAACAACAATACCAAATAAGAGTAGAAAACCAAAATAACATGGTCGTTTACTACATGCAAATCATCAGTGTCAGCCAGAAGGAGGAAGGAGTCTACGGGTGTAAGGCGTCAGCCTTCTTGTTGAATGCACATAAAGAGCTACACCCATCCAACCTGCTATCTGTGAGAGTCCAGAAACCAG AGAGCAAGCTTACTTTGTTGTCCAGCCCCAGCATGACACAAAATATCAACACTGACATACAAATAAGGTGTTCAGTTGCCTCAAATACCTCTGTATCTTCTCTATTTGATGTGGCCtggctgctgcagcagggacCAGGAAGTAAGATTATTATAAGCTCGGACCGGAAAGCTCTTGTCACCTTTGGGCCTGAGGTAGAGCTGAGCAGCAGCCAGCGAATCAGCATGAGGCGCACCGATGGCCCTAGTTTTGAGTTGACTATTCGGCAAGCTAGAATATCCGATAAAGGCACCTATGTATGCCAGGTGGTGGAGTGGCTACAGGATCCTCACGGAGAGTGGTATTCACTTCCTAAAAAGTCTGTAACCACGAAGCTAGTTGTTACTGAGCCTG CTAATGACCTTCTTTTAGATAAGAACAAACAACAGCTGACTTGCCAAGAGGGAGAAGAAGTAGAGCTCCAGTGCAACATAATCTCAGATGCTTCCGGTGCTTCCTTTTTCTACAAAGTCACCTGGCTATACGCACCAGACAGTTCCTCCAACAATCACACACTGGTTGAGCTGGAACACACTGGTCTGCTGAAATACCCAGAAAATCAAGTTATCAGAAGCCTACAGGGACGGCTTCATCTCTCCAGACCGACCCAGAACAACTTCCAACTCAGTATCCAGGGGGCccatgaagaggatggtggcaTCTACTGGTGCCAAGTGGAGCAATACCAGCTGGATAATAAGGGTGTCTGGCAACAAAAGGCCTCAGAGAGTACTGATTTCACCACGCTGGCTGTAAATCTTGCAG AACCAAACCTCTTCCTTGAAAAGAAAGAGGTGCCGCTGAATGTCAGcaaaacagatcattttagcatCTCCTGCATCATCACCCGACAATCAAGCAATGAATCCAAGTTCCAGGTCACATGGTTTTGGCATAAAGATACACAAACGAAACAACAACCCATATTCACTGCTTACACAAATTCTACATTACAAACAAAGCTAAAGGACGGGGTTTTAAGTTTTGGACATCCGCTGCCTGGCCAGTACATCCTTACAGTGTTGAAGCCTGAAGACAGTGGCATGTATTTCTGTGAGGTAGAGGAGTGGCTCCCATCGCTCACTCATGGATGGAGGAAGGTTGCAATGGACAAGTCAGGAAACTTGGCTGTAACTGTTTTTTCAAAGG AAGAATATGGAGCCATCTCATCCGGCACCTGGATATCGATAATTGTGGTTATTGTCATCGTCTTACTTTTGGTTATATTGCTTCTGTTGGTGAAAATATGCAAAAGCAAGGACTTAGGAGGAAAGAAGTCAGGCCCATCTCTCTGGACTGAACAGGTTCCTCTGAAGGGATGA
- the LOC121650209 gene encoding immunoglobulin superfamily member 3-like isoform X2 has translation MRCSQHTLWRASLLLWALLLRCEAAVDTEIQAGPLYRVVGTPLSISCHVSGFSNKNAKQDFEFKMEKPGHSNSINIISSNSPHFSYTSHKDRVDSNDIYLTYVNQTSVLFEIRSLRKDDEGEYTCQVVNSEYVYNGIYSAQTTLKVISDSLSVSSSEATTSLSYNEGEDLTLACQASTNTFQHTHLSLAWYLHKDGEDNPQPIISLDKDFTLSPGQGFEQRYNEGLISLDKLGGDTYRLKMAQLEPSDQGKIFCRAQEWIQDPDRSWYLMLQKDAEKITLTVKAKEVVPDMSSLVVKISTPQTTLQEGQELSLSCSIDTQNQEGRFFSLAWLRGSNELARIGPTGILSVRLEYRGREKEGELRATRTGTRDYRLMLKPVKTKDQGEYVCRAWPQDRSLDGTFSQGAAQDSSSQMIIISPEESGLSVEMQDTDRTVTEGGRLRLACKAAGVKGQLSVTWQHKSASSPTALITRVISLHQDGVTEKADEYTSRKVIATRPAADNFILELDEVTPSDSGVYQCTVTERKSNNWTHSQSQSATVTVNPIGSLVEVSLKSRNTQVTIGDTVKLMCQVKGPRVPITLTWSLERNGSTEDIVTLNSDGAINWSEGQQQYQIRVENQNNMVVYYMQIISVSQKEEGVYGCKASAFLLNAHKELHPSNLLSVRVQKPESKLTLLSSPSMTQNINTDIQIRCSVASNTSVSSLFDVAWLLQQGPGSKIIISSDRKALVTFGPEVELSSSQRISMRRTDGPSFELTIRQARISDKGTYVCQVVEWLQDPHGEWYSLPKKSVTTKLVVTEPANDLLLDKNKQQLTCQEGEEVELQCNIISDASGASFFYKVTWLYAPDSSSNNHTLVELEHTGLLKYPENQVIRSLQGRLHLSRPTQNNFQLSIQGAHEEDGGIYWCQVEQYQLDNKGVWQQKASESTDFTTLAVNLAEPNLFLEKKEVPLNVSKTDHFSISCIITRQSSNESKFQVTWFWHKDTQTKQQPIFTAYTNSTLQTKLKDGVLSFGHPLPGQYILTVLKPEDSGMYFCEVEEWLPSLTHGWRKVAMDKSGNLAVTVFSKEEYGAISSGTWISIIVVIVIVLLLVILLLLVKICKSKDLGGKKSGPSLWTEQVPLKG, from the exons ATGAGGTGTTCCCAGCACACCCTGTGGAGGGccagtttgctgctctgggCTCTGCTCCTGCGATGTG AAGCCGCCGTGGACACTGAAATACAAGCTGGGCCTCTCTATCGTGTAGTAGGCACTCCGCTCTCTATTTCCTGCCATGTGAGTGGCTTTTCCAACAAAAATGCTAAACAAGACTTTGAATTCAAAATGGAAAAGCCTGGACATTCAAACTCTATCAACATCATCAGTTCCAACAGCCCGCATTTCAGCTATACCAGTCATAAAGACCGTGTGGACAGCAATGATATTTATCTGACATATGTAAATCAGACTTCAGTCCTCTTTGAGATAAGAAGTCTGCGCAAAGATGATGAAGGGGAGTATACCTGTCAAGTAGTTAATTCAGAATATGTTTATAATGGAATCTACAGTGCTCAGACAACTCTTAAAG TGATTAGCGACTCCCTAAGTGTTTCATCATCTGAAGCCACCACCTCACTGAGCTATAATGAAGGCGAAGATCTCACTTTGGCTTGCCAAGCCTCCACCAACACCTTCCAGCACACACATCTGTCTTTGGCCTGGTATCTCCATAAAGATGGGGAGGACAACCCTCAACCCATCATTTCTCTGGACAAGGATTTCACACTGAGCCCAGGACAGGGGTTTGAGCAGCGTTACAACGAAGGACTCATTAGCTTAGATAAATTAGGAGGGGACACATACAGGTTGAAGATGGCTCAGCTTGAGCCGTCAGACCAGGGTAAGATCTTCTGCCGTGCTCAGGAGTGGATCCAAGACCCTGATCGTTCCTGGTACTTGATGCTTCAGAAGGATGCAGAGAAGATTACCCTAACAGTCAAAGCTAAAG AAGTGGTGCCAGACATGTCATCACTGGTGGTGAAAATTTCCACACCACAGACTACCCTGCAAGAAGGCCAAGAGTTGTCACTGTCCTGCAGCATAGACACACAGAACCAGGAAGGGAGGTTCTTCTCTTTAGCGTGGCTTCGGGGAAGCAATGAGCTGGCCCGCATTGGTCCTACCGGCATTCTGTCAGTACGGCTGGAGTacagaggcagagagaaagaagggGAGCTCAGAGCCACACGGACTGGGACCAGAGATTATCGACTCATGTTAAAGCCTGTCAAAACCAAGGACCAGGGAGAGTATGTCTGTAGAGCGTGGCCTCAGGACAGAAGCCTTGATGGGACCTTTTCACAGGGGGCAGCCCAGGACTCCAGCTCCCAGATGATCATCATCTCACCCGAAG AAAGTGGGCTCTCAGTCGAAATGCAAGACACAGACAGAACTGTAACCGAAGGGGGCAGGTTGAGGCTTGCCTGTAAAGCAGCTGGTGTTAAAGGTCAGCTCTCTGTCACCTGGCAACACAAATCTGCATCCTCACCAACAGCTCTCATCACCAGAGTTATCAGTCTACATCAGGATGGTGTTACGGAGAAAGCGGATGAATACACGAGTCGTAAAGTAATAGCGACACGTCCAGCGGCTGACAACTTCATCTTGGAGCTTGATGAGGTCACACCCTCTGATTCAGGTGTCTACCAGTGCACTGTGACTGAGAGGAAATCCaacaactggactcacagccaGTCACAAAGTGCCACTGTGACTGTGAATCCTATTG GTTCACTGGTGGAAGTGTCTCTGAAAAGTCGCAACACCCAAGTGACCATAGGAGATACTGTTAAGTTGATGTGCCAGGTCAAAGGACCACGTGTGCCAATTACTCTGACGTGGAGTCTGGAACGCAATGGCTCAACCGAGGATATTGTGACGCTGAACTCAGATGGCGCTATCAACTGGTCTGAGGGCCAACAACAATACCAAATAAGAGTAGAAAACCAAAATAACATGGTCGTTTACTACATGCAAATCATCAGTGTCAGCCAGAAGGAGGAAGGAGTCTACGGGTGTAAGGCGTCAGCCTTCTTGTTGAATGCACATAAAGAGCTACACCCATCCAACCTGCTATCTGTGAGAGTCCAGAAACCAG AGAGCAAGCTTACTTTGTTGTCCAGCCCCAGCATGACACAAAATATCAACACTGACATACAAATAAGGTGTTCAGTTGCCTCAAATACCTCTGTATCTTCTCTATTTGATGTGGCCtggctgctgcagcagggacCAGGAAGTAAGATTATTATAAGCTCGGACCGGAAAGCTCTTGTCACCTTTGGGCCTGAGGTAGAGCTGAGCAGCAGCCAGCGAATCAGCATGAGGCGCACCGATGGCCCTAGTTTTGAGTTGACTATTCGGCAAGCTAGAATATCCGATAAAGGCACCTATGTATGCCAGGTGGTGGAGTGGCTACAGGATCCTCACGGAGAGTGGTATTCACTTCCTAAAAAGTCTGTAACCACGAAGCTAGTTGTTACTGAGCCTG CTAATGACCTTCTTTTAGATAAGAACAAACAACAGCTGACTTGCCAAGAGGGAGAAGAAGTAGAGCTCCAGTGCAACATAATCTCAGATGCTTCCGGTGCTTCCTTTTTCTACAAAGTCACCTGGCTATACGCACCAGACAGTTCCTCCAACAATCACACACTGGTTGAGCTGGAACACACTGGTCTGCTGAAATACCCAGAAAATCAAGTTATCAGAAGCCTACAGGGACGGCTTCATCTCTCCAGACCGACCCAGAACAACTTCCAACTCAGTATCCAGGGGGCccatgaagaggatggtggcaTCTACTGGTGCCAAGTGGAGCAATACCAGCTGGATAATAAGGGTGTCTGGCAACAAAAGGCCTCAGAGAGTACTGATTTCACCACGCTGGCTGTAAATCTTGCAG AACCAAACCTCTTCCTTGAAAAGAAAGAGGTGCCGCTGAATGTCAGcaaaacagatcattttagcatCTCCTGCATCATCACCCGACAATCAAGCAATGAATCCAAGTTCCAGGTCACATGGTTTTGGCATAAAGATACACAAACGAAACAACAACCCATATTCACTGCTTACACAAATTCTACATTACAAACAAAGCTAAAGGACGGGGTTTTAAGTTTTGGACATCCGCTGCCTGGCCAGTACATCCTTACAGTGTTGAAGCCTGAAGACAGTGGCATGTATTTCTGTGAGGTAGAGGAGTGGCTCCCATCGCTCACTCATGGATGGAGGAAGGTTGCAATGGACAAGTCAGGAAACTTGGCTGTAACTGTTTTTTCAAAGG AAGAATATGGAGCCATCTCATCCGGCACCTGGATATCGATAATTGTGGTTATTGTCATCGTCTTACTTTTGGTTATATTGCTTCTGTTGGTGAAAATATGCAAAAGCAAGGACTTAGGAGGAAAGAAGTCAGGCCCATCTCTCTGGACTGAACAGGTTCCTCTGAAGGGATGA